In Streptomyces sp. TS71-3, the following proteins share a genomic window:
- a CDS encoding MarR family winged helix-turn-helix transcriptional regulator has product MPSEDFADALSDALAGIQRLIRRRLRGSMAEPRLRGAQVELLRLVVARPGIRVSAAAKELYLAGNSVSTLVNQLSQAGYLTRETDPEDRRSALLRPTAAAESRLRDWQARRSALVREQVARLDEADRAAIAAAVPALRRLAQSLHEEVEGP; this is encoded by the coding sequence GTGCCCTCAGAAGACTTCGCGGACGCGCTGTCGGACGCGCTGGCCGGGATCCAGCGGCTGATCCGGCGGCGGCTGCGCGGCTCCATGGCCGAGCCCCGGCTGCGCGGCGCGCAGGTGGAACTGCTGCGGCTCGTCGTCGCCCGGCCCGGCATCCGGGTGTCCGCGGCGGCCAAGGAGCTGTATCTCGCGGGCAATTCGGTCTCCACCCTGGTCAACCAGCTCAGCCAGGCGGGCTACCTGACCCGGGAGACCGACCCCGAGGACCGCCGCTCGGCGCTGCTGCGGCCCACCGCGGCGGCCGAGTCACGGCTGCGGGACTGGCAGGCGCGGCGCAGCGCGCTGGTGCGGGAGCAGGTGGCGCGGCTGGACGAGGCCGACCGTGCCGCCATCGCCGCCGCCGTCCCCGCGCTGCGCAGGCTCGCACAGAGCCTGCACGAGGAAGTGGAGGGCCCATGA
- a CDS encoding helix-turn-helix domain-containing protein translates to MTDASDAGRPQETGEYEFVRGAAGPASAVVSAVGYRSTGLAPSLHRGLPSPYLTLIFSLDGPVVGGSTPEEALGPAAERQDIMLGGLHQSPAYVVQPERQAGIQLALHPLAARRLLGLPAAALSADLITSGAQVLGPAAAEVHERLCEQIGWDARFAILAGYLRRRLAGAESAPAVRPEVAEAWRWLVRRRGAGTLDGLARHVALSPRRLTAVFRAETGVSPKQAARLMRFQHARSALARAVAAGAPQDLARVAADCGYYDHSHLVRDFRQYTGVSPTRWLAEECRNIQAGGQRYGEEWET, encoded by the coding sequence GTGACGGACGCATCGGATGCCGGACGCCCTCAGGAGACCGGCGAGTACGAGTTCGTCCGGGGCGCGGCGGGGCCGGCCTCGGCGGTGGTCTCCGCGGTGGGCTACCGCTCCACGGGCCTGGCGCCCTCACTGCACCGAGGGCTGCCGTCGCCCTATCTGACGTTGATCTTCTCGCTGGACGGCCCCGTGGTCGGCGGCAGCACCCCCGAAGAGGCGCTGGGGCCCGCGGCCGAGCGCCAGGACATCATGCTCGGCGGCCTTCACCAGAGCCCCGCGTACGTGGTGCAGCCCGAGCGGCAGGCAGGCATCCAGCTCGCCCTGCATCCGCTCGCGGCCCGGCGCCTGCTGGGCCTGCCCGCCGCGGCGCTGTCCGCCGACCTCATCACCTCGGGTGCGCAGGTGCTCGGGCCGGCCGCCGCGGAGGTCCACGAGCGTCTGTGCGAGCAGATCGGATGGGACGCGCGCTTCGCGATCCTGGCCGGGTACCTCCGGCGGCGCCTCGCCGGCGCCGAGTCCGCCCCCGCCGTGCGGCCCGAGGTGGCCGAGGCGTGGCGCTGGCTCGTTCGGCGCCGCGGAGCCGGAACGCTCGACGGCCTGGCCCGCCACGTCGCGCTCAGCCCGCGCCGCCTCACGGCCGTCTTCCGCGCCGAGACGGGCGTGAGCCCCAAGCAGGCGGCCCGGCTGATGCGCTTCCAGCACGCGCGCAGCGCCCTCGCCAGGGCCGTGGCCGCCGGGGCCCCGCAGGACCTCGCGCGCGTCGCCGCCGACTGCGGTTACTACGACCACTCCCACCTGGTGCGCGACTTCCGCCAGTACACCGGTGTCAGCCCCACCCGCTGGCTCGCAGAGGAGTGCCGGAATATCCAAGCCGGCGGGCAGCGGTACGGCGAAGAGTGGGAGACATGA